The Fibrobacter sp. UWP2 genomic sequence AGACACGTTCCCTCTCTCAAACGTTGAGGTAATCCTTTTCACGGTCTTTGCCGGAGCCAACGAAGGTTCCGAAGAATTCGTCATATCAACATTCATATCAGATGCGCTCCGCTCAGCTTCTTACCTGTTCGCGTGTTTAGTAGCCCTACTAGTCACCCTTTCCGCATTTTTGTCAAAATGGAATACCAAAGTTGCTTTTCATTTTTGGAAACTGAAACTTATACTTGCTGAAAGGGAGTTCTTAGAAATTCTTGGACATCTCGAAAAATTTTCTCTTGTTGCCGTAGCCGCATACTGCCTCGTAATCTCCCTTGTTATTCCAGGAATCGTGACTAGTGCCCCATTACACGTTCTTTTCCAAAAGCCCGTCGACTCGAAGTTGTACCGAGAACATTATGCAAATCCTGATTCCGTCAAGATAACTATTCCGCAACAGCCCAAAAATCTCATCGTCATTTTCCTTGAATCGATGGAAACGAACTTTGCCCGATATACCCCCGAGATTGACAGTCTCTTTAAGCAATGGGGCTTTGCCCCCGGTGGCGTGAATGTATCGGGCACCAGCTGGACCATTGCGGGAATTACGGGCAAGCTCTGCGGTATCCCGCTGAACATGCCCATGGGCATCGACGAATACCACGGCAAGCTACCCACCTACCTGCCACACGCTAGTTGCCTCATGAATGTTCTAGCAAATCAGGGCTACGAGCAGGTCTACGTGCAGGGGTCGAGTGGCGACTTTACGCAAAAGCGCGACTTTTGGAAAGTACATGGAAATGTCGCCATCCACGACATCGAATATTTCAAGGAAGCCGGAAAGATTCCGCAGGACTACAAGGTGTTCTGGGGATTCGAGGACCGCAAGTTATATGGGTTCGTCAAGGAAGAGCTGGACAGCCTCGCCGAACGCGGCAAGCCGTTTGCGCTCTACATGCTTACCGTTGACACGCACCAGCCTTTCGGCTACACCGATGAATTGTGTCAGGAGAATGTTACTGACAAGGAAGGGAAATTTCCGCAAGCCTTACGTTGTGCATCGATGCAATTGAGCGAATTTCTCGACTGGGCCAGCAAACAGCCCTGGTTTACAAACACAGTCATCTCAGTCATGGGCGACCACACGATGGACATGCTTTCTGCAAAGGCGAATGTTCCGCCGCATGAGCAACTGTACTGGACAAACTTCATTCTGAATTCTACGTTACCGCTTCCCCAAAAAGCGTGCCAGTATTCATCACTTGACATGTTCCCCACGCTACTTGAGTCAATGGGTTTCTCGCTCGAAAATCGCGCTATGGGGTTGGGCAAATCCCTGTATTCGAATGAGCCAACCCTACTTGAGCGTTATGGTCAAAAAACACTGGACAGTCTCCTACGGGAAAGAAGCATCCAATACGACTATTTTTTGATGGGAAAATGATTTGGGAGTGAACCCTTTATTTCTTTAATCACATACTGCGGTGAATTGTTGATGCATATATAAATGCGACCAACATATTCGCCGATAAGACCGAGCATCATCAAGATGCAGCCACCGATTATAAGCATCAGAGCAATAATCGAACTCCAACCAGCCACGCCAATCACACCAAGGCATTTCTGCACCACAATCACGATAGCGTATATAAAACCAACAATAGCAAAGAAAAATCCCAAAAATGTACTTACGCGCAGAGGCTTCACCGAAAATGCCGTGAAACCGTTGAGCCAAAGCCCTAGCAAACGAACAAACGAATACCCTGATGTTCCTTCAAGACGAGAGCGATGATTCGTTGCAACATATCCAATCTTACGCGTGGTGCGAAGAACAAGACCAACAAGGTACGGGTATGAATTTTTGTAATTGCACATCTCGCGAATTACAAAACTGCGAGCTATATAAAAGCTACTACCAACAAAGTCCTTTGGTGGCTCCAACATAAATTTGCCCATGAGCCCTGCCATCCAGGAGCCAAAACGACGGAACAGGTTCTGCTTGACAGCGCGATAGTAGGCATACACAACATCGAAACCTTCTTCCAGTTTAGTGATTAGGTCATTCAAAGAATCCAACGGAGCCTGGCCATCGTCATCCAGCGAAACCACGAACTCGCCAGAACACTTACCGTAGCCCGCCATCAAGGCGGAATGCTGCCCAAAATTTTTAGCGAGATTGATGCCGATAACGTTGTTTTCCGTTTCGGCAAGTTTCTCGATAACATTCCACACGCCATCGGGGCTGCAGTCGTTTACCAGTACGATCTCGTAGTCATCGCCCGGACGCTTGGCGGCCATTTCGCTCTTGATTTCTTCGACCACAGTGGTGATGGTCTTTTCGGAACGGTAACACGGAATTACAAATGAAAACTTAGGCATAGGCAAGACCTTCTTCAAATTTCCACAATATCGCTAATTTTACAATCAACAAAGGGAACAATCGCCGTAGACCAAGCCATTCCCACACCAAAAGCGTTTAACAACAATCTATGAGTTCCGCTCAATTTTCCTTTCAACTCACTCACAATTGTTAGAGGAATAGAAACTGAGGCTGTATTGCCGTATTTTGAAATTGTCCAAGGAATCTTTTCTGGATTAAGATTCATCTTTTTTATAAGATATTTATTTATGAACATATTTGCCTGATGAAATACATAATAATCCAGATTTTCAACATTTTCGCCAACCGTTCCCAAAAGGTTTCTAATATCTTTGGGCACTTCTTCTATAACAAAATTAAAAACATCATTTCCATTCATGGTTCCTTGTTCGTCAGATCGAACATTACCATATTCATCAACAATTTTTTCGGTCAGCGTCTCTATCGAGCTTCTGTTGCGATATCCGCCAGCAGGAATCATTATCAAATCACCTCGGGACCCGTCTGAATTATTAGAAAAATAACTCGCTCCAAATTTTTCCTTCCGTTCAACTATAGCAGCGACTCCTGCATCACCAAAAATAAAGGCTTCTCGGCGATCTTTTGCTGAATATACTTTCGAATTCGTCTCTCCATCTAAAATCAGCGCCTTTCGAAAACCTCTTTTTTCCATCATAGCATAGACAATGTTCAATACAGGAATAAAACCAGAGCATCCCAAATTAACATCAAATGCAAGGGTTGATTTAGATAGTTTTAAACGATCTTGAAGTAAAATTGATGTAGATGGCATTCGATAATCAGAAGTCTGAGAAAGAAAGACCAACAACTCAATATCATCACGATTTATGTTGTTATCTGCAATTGTTTTTTCTGCTGCAAAGAAACACAAATCGGAAGAGCAAGTTTTTTCATCCGCAAAGCGACGTTCGTAAACACCTATTTTATCAACTATCTTTTTTATTTCCTGCTTAGACCATAAATCTAATCCATAGTTATAGTTATCTATAACCCTTTTTGGAACACAAGCAGCCATTGCTGTTATTCCGACATTTTTGTATGATGTTATTGGCATGATGTTATTTCAATTTTCTTCCGCCATCAATAATCAATTCCAAGCCCGTAACCCAACTGCTAGCGTTGCTAAGCAAAAAAACAACGCCTAAAGCAACATCAACAGGACGTCCATAACGTCCAAGTGGATACAATTCTAAATCAGCTCGTTTACTCGCATCCGTATACGTGCCATCATTAATCAGTTTGGTTTCAACCATTCCTGGCAAAACGGCATTGCACCGAATATTTTTTGGTCCTAATTCTATTGCGCAGGTTCTCATATAGGCGCTCACCGCAGCCTTTGATGACGCATAAACGGCAAGGCCTGCTGCCGTCATATAAGAAGACAAAGAAGACGTAAAAACAATGGACCCGCCTTTGCTAATCTTCTTGCCTTTCAAAAGCATCTTGGTAAGCATGATTACACCAAAGACATTCGTCTGATAGACATCCTGCAAATCCTGACGTTTAACAAAATTTACGGGTTTGCACAAACCTCGACCAGCATTATTCACCAAGCCATCAAGTACTGGGCTCTCTATAGCAAGTTTTTCAATGTCGGCGTCATTATTCAAGTCTGCGGCAATCATTACATGGCCTTCGCCATCAAGCTGATCAAATGTTTCCTTTAAGCGTTCTTGATTTCGCCCAGTAATCACCACCTTAGCACCCATTTTGGAGCATTCAATGGCTATTCCCTGGCCTATGCCCGAAGATGCTCCTGTAATAAGGATTGTTTTTCCTTCTAGTGAAAATGGGTTATACAACATACTTCTCATCAGCCTCCTCATCTGCAACTTCTACGAGTTGCGAAACAACGACATCATTCGTATCAAAAACAACCGTTCCCCAAGAAAGGCCAACACCAAAACCACAGCAAATGAACCTGGTTGACTCATTTTCAAATTTGCCCTTCAGCTGGGAAACAATTGTAAGCGGAATACTAGCTGAAGAGGTATTGCCAAACTTATACATACAAGTGGGGACTTTCTCTGCAGGCAACTTCAACTTTTTTGCAATCATATCATTCATTTTCATATTCGCTTGATGGAAAATGAAATAATCAGCCGAACCATAATCGAAGTCATAATGTTCGGCGAGTTTTTTTACGGATTTAGGAGCAACTGAAATTCCAAACGAGAACACATCCATACCTTTCATTCTAGTTTGCAAACGGCACAAATGTTTTCCATTAATATTTTCTTGCACAAAGGATTTATCTGTATACGGACTGCGACTACCCCCATCTGGAGTAATAATGGCATCAAAGCCACTACCATCTGTACCAAAATGGAAATCAAAACCTTTGTCACCTTCCATATATTCAACAGCTGTTGCAGTTCCCGCGCTGCCAAACAAAGGATCACGTAATAAATTAGTGGTTCTAAAACGACTTTTAGCATCTCCGCAAAGTAAAAGTGCTTTTTTTATCATACCAGAGGTCAAAAGTGATGCCACGGAGCTTAAACCATACACCCAACCAGAGCAACCCAAAGACATATCCGTTGCATAACAATCTTTTGACAATCCCAAGCGATCCTGCAAAATACACGCCGTTGCAGGCAGTATATAATCAGGTGTTTGAGATACAAAAATAATAGCCCCAATCTCCTTTTTGTCCCAACCCAAATCAGCAATAAGTTGTTCTGCAGCAGCATAGCTCAAATCTGACGTTGTTAGGATCGTGGAGACTCGGCGTTCCAAAACACCCGTCGTTTTCACATAGTCTTCAGGAGAATATTCACTAGACATCACGTCATCCTCTGTTGGATGAAGATTGCTAGCAATATTTTGTGGAACACCGGCAGCAAATCCAGCTATCCGAACATTTGGAAACGACAGGAAAGCCATTATATTCTTCCTTTTACAATATTGAAAAGGTCTTCAATGGTGACAGAACCCTCGACATCAGCCCCTTTGAGCGCAACATCATATTCCTCATCAACCATAGCGATGACATTTAAAGCCGTTAGGGATGACCACTCTTCTAAATCATGAAAGTTGGTATCAGCTTTAAATTCAGCAGCATCAGTGTCTTCGAACTGTTCTGCAAAATGCTTGACGAATTCATTAATATCCATTTTAACTCCTTTTCTATAATTTTAGAACGTTCTTATGTTTTTTATATAGCCTTTCCAGTGTTTGTCTCACCTTTTGGGCTCCAGAAGTCTCTATACGCAAATCTTGTTCAAAATAACATGCGCTTCGCCCCCCCCTTTCTATTGTACGGATAAAGACTCCTCCTCTCTTTTGCGCATTATTTATATTGCCTACATTGTTCGCATATATTACATAGCTTATCCTATTTATGTGTAAAGTCTGTACACAGAAGCAAGCCATTAAATATCCTATTTCCATCCGTTCAGCAGGTTCACCTATATTCACCTCTCGTCCAAATTCTCCCATATCACCATGAATATCATATATACCAACTAGCCCAATCCGCTCGCCCTTCTTGTTCAGCACCACAAAATAATAGTCATTTGGCTCTTGCATTTGCCAGCGGATAAAATCCTTCTGGGCTTCGAGTGACGGAGCCAGTTGCCCTACGGTGTCGCGGTTTCGCTTGTCGGCACGGATATTGTACGAAAACTCGGCATCATCGAGCGTGATGCTTCGCAAATCGACAAACATTCCATGTATCACTTCAGGGTAAACCATACAACGCCTACTATTTTGTAATATAAGTTATTTTAGAGACGCAAGGAGCATTTAGACCATTACACCCCAAAAAACTCATACACCTTTTCGCAGACATACTCAATTTCTTCTGTTTTCAGCCCGTAGAACATGGGCAAACGGAGCAATCGGTTACTTTCATTGGTAGTGAACTTGTCTTCA encodes the following:
- a CDS encoding LTA synthase family protein, whose translation is MDSYSINFFVASAVAAILAVFLTRRKRFSLTALFIVPVLHYVLFYNYDSGLVGGISPFLVPYAGAIYAAILFAFFLSYKAVSSQQISGRKQSVVRIVLACIVLFLLILYSQAIPWGIDTFPLSNVEVILFTVFAGANEGSEEFVISTFISDALRSASYLFACLVALLVTLSAFLSKWNTKVAFHFWKLKLILAEREFLEILGHLEKFSLVAVAAYCLVISLVIPGIVTSAPLHVLFQKPVDSKLYREHYANPDSVKITIPQQPKNLIVIFLESMETNFARYTPEIDSLFKQWGFAPGGVNVSGTSWTIAGITGKLCGIPLNMPMGIDEYHGKLPTYLPHASCLMNVLANQGYEQVYVQGSSGDFTQKRDFWKVHGNVAIHDIEYFKEAGKIPQDYKVFWGFEDRKLYGFVKEELDSLAERGKPFALYMLTVDTHQPFGYTDELCQENVTDKEGKFPQALRCASMQLSEFLDWASKQPWFTNTVISVMGDHTMDMLSAKANVPPHEQLYWTNFILNSTLPLPQKACQYSSLDMFPTLLESMGFSLENRAMGLGKSLYSNEPTLLERYGQKTLDSLLRERSIQYDYFLMGK
- a CDS encoding glycosyltransferase family 2 protein, with product MPKFSFVIPCYRSEKTITTVVEEIKSEMAAKRPGDDYEIVLVNDCSPDGVWNVIEKLAETENNVIGINLAKNFGQHSALMAGYGKCSGEFVVSLDDDGQAPLDSLNDLITKLEEGFDVVYAYYRAVKQNLFRRFGSWMAGLMGKFMLEPPKDFVGSSFYIARSFVIREMCNYKNSYPYLVGLVLRTTRKIGYVATNHRSRLEGTSGYSFVRLLGLWLNGFTAFSVKPLRVSTFLGFFFAIVGFIYAIVIVVQKCLGVIGVAGWSSIIALMLIIGGCILMMLGLIGEYVGRIYICINNSPQYVIKEIKGSLPNHFPIKK
- a CDS encoding GNAT family N-acetyltransferase, translated to MVYPEVIHGMFVDLRSITLDDAEFSYNIRADKRNRDTVGQLAPSLEAQKDFIRWQMQEPNDYYFVVLNKKGERIGLVGIYDIHGDMGEFGREVNIGEPAERMEIGYLMACFCVQTLHINRISYVIYANNVGNINNAQKRGGVFIRTIERGGRSACYFEQDLRIETSGAQKVRQTLERLYKKHKNVLKL
- a CDS encoding acyl carrier protein, whose amino-acid sequence is MDINEFVKHFAEQFEDTDAAEFKADTNFHDLEEWSSLTALNVIAMVDEEYDVALKGADVEGSVTIEDLFNIVKGRI
- a CDS encoding ketoacyl-ACP synthase III; this translates as MAFLSFPNVRIAGFAAGVPQNIASNLHPTEDDVMSSEYSPEDYVKTTGVLERRVSTILTTSDLSYAAAEQLIADLGWDKKEIGAIIFVSQTPDYILPATACILQDRLGLSKDCYATDMSLGCSGWVYGLSSVASLLTSGMIKKALLLCGDAKSRFRTTNLLRDPLFGSAGTATAVEYMEGDKGFDFHFGTDGSGFDAIITPDGGSRSPYTDKSFVQENINGKHLCRLQTRMKGMDVFSFGISVAPKSVKKLAEHYDFDYGSADYFIFHQANMKMNDMIAKKLKLPAEKVPTCMYKFGNTSSASIPLTIVSQLKGKFENESTRFICCGFGVGLSWGTVVFDTNDVVVSQLVEVADEEADEKYVV
- a CDS encoding ketoacyl-ACP synthase III, producing the protein MPITSYKNVGITAMAACVPKRVIDNYNYGLDLWSKQEIKKIVDKIGVYERRFADEKTCSSDLCFFAAEKTIADNNINRDDIELLVFLSQTSDYRMPSTSILLQDRLKLSKSTLAFDVNLGCSGFIPVLNIVYAMMEKRGFRKALILDGETNSKVYSAKDRREAFIFGDAGVAAIVERKEKFGASYFSNNSDGSRGDLIMIPAGGYRNRSSIETLTEKIVDEYGNVRSDEQGTMNGNDVFNFVIEEVPKDIRNLLGTVGENVENLDYYVFHQANMFINKYLIKKMNLNPEKIPWTISKYGNTASVSIPLTIVSELKGKLSGTHRLLLNAFGVGMAWSTAIVPFVDCKISDIVEI
- a CDS encoding SDR family NAD(P)-dependent oxidoreductase encodes the protein MRSMLYNPFSLEGKTILITGASSGIGQGIAIECSKMGAKVVITGRNQERLKETFDQLDGEGHVMIAADLNNDADIEKLAIESPVLDGLVNNAGRGLCKPVNFVKRQDLQDVYQTNVFGVIMLTKMLLKGKKISKGGSIVFTSSLSSYMTAAGLAVYASSKAAVSAYMRTCAIELGPKNIRCNAVLPGMVETKLINDGTYTDASKRADLELYPLGRYGRPVDVALGVVFLLSNASSWVTGLELIIDGGRKLK